In one Pirellulales bacterium genomic region, the following are encoded:
- a CDS encoding dienelactone hydrolase family protein: MIMFTMRMLAAFAVVDSLLPGDHTRTLEVDGRSRTYLIHVPKSYDGAKFVPVVLAFHGGLTNADVMVRFSGLSEKADEAGFVVAYPNGTRRQGSLPTAPLLTWNAGNCCGYAALQQIDDTKFVGKVIDDLERIIKVDTKRVYATGISNGGMMCYRLADEMSDRIAAIAAVGGAMAQPSCAPRHPVPILHFHGTADEYAPFAGGRGSKSRSLAVFYSVEHTINQWVKANGCDKLPKIETLPATIDDGTNVIRKTYAGGRNESEFVLYEIQGGGHTWPGRPSIAFYLGKTTKNVSANDVMWTFFEKHSRQ, encoded by the coding sequence ATGATCATGTTCACCATGCGAATGCTTGCAGCGTTTGCCGTCGTTGATTCGCTCTTGCCGGGAGATCATACGCGAACTCTCGAAGTTGACGGCCGGTCGCGGACGTATCTGATCCACGTGCCCAAGTCGTATGACGGGGCAAAGTTCGTGCCGGTCGTGCTGGCGTTTCACGGTGGGCTGACAAACGCCGATGTGATGGTGCGGTTCAGCGGGCTGAGCGAAAAAGCGGACGAGGCGGGATTTGTCGTCGCTTATCCGAATGGCACCCGCCGGCAGGGGTCGCTTCCCACGGCGCCTCTGTTGACTTGGAACGCCGGAAACTGCTGCGGCTATGCGGCACTGCAACAGATCGATGACACGAAGTTTGTCGGCAAAGTGATCGACGATCTGGAAAGAATCATCAAGGTTGACACGAAGCGAGTCTACGCAACCGGCATTTCCAACGGCGGCATGATGTGTTATCGACTGGCCGACGAAATGTCGGATCGCATCGCGGCAATCGCGGCTGTCGGGGGGGCGATGGCACAGCCAAGCTGCGCGCCGAGGCACCCGGTGCCGATTCTGCACTTCCACGGGACGGCCGACGAGTACGCGCCGTTTGCCGGAGGTCGCGGCTCGAAGAGTCGATCGCTGGCGGTTTTCTATTCGGTCGAGCATACGATAAACCAATGGGTGAAGGCCAACGGTTGCGACAAGCTGCCGAAGATCGAAACATTGCCCGCGACGATCGACGACGGGACGAACGTCATTCGCAAGACCTACGCCGGTGGACGAAATGAATCGGAATTCGTGTTGTACGAAATCCAAGGAGGTGGCCACACCTGGCCAGGTCGGCCGTCGATTGCGTTCTACTTGGGCAAGACGACTAAGAACGTCAGCGCGAACGATGTGATGTGGACGTTTTTTGAGAAACACTCGCGGCAGTGA